One Ogataea parapolymorpha DL-1 chromosome VI, whole genome shotgun sequence DNA window includes the following coding sequences:
- a CDS encoding Molecular chaperone: MRLWGILSLFLLAIVVVAKRDYYEVLGVSKDAGDKEIKQAYRELSKKYHPDKNPGDDSAQTKFMEIGEAYEVLMDKEKRAAYDNFGHEGLQGGGHQQQHHDPFDMFANFFGGQQQRRGRPRGADTSTELTFTLKEFYNGLDTDFSLQMQNICDKCSGSGSQDGKTHTCSQCNGRGRVVVKRQLGPGMFQRFESPCPQCQGSGNQITHHCKKCHGHGVVRGDRKYNFHLQPGTPRNHVEVYQGESDKSPEWDAGDLRVKIVESNTGNLGYRRVGNNLYRTEILTLKEALGGGWERTIPFLDNYDNTVLLKRAPGEMVRNGEVERIRGRGMPVAGSVDEYGDLFIQYTVLFPAKANIKDEL, translated from the exons ATGCGCTTATGGGGAATTCTCTCGCTATTTCTTCTCGCCATTGTTGTGGTGGCCAAGAGGGACTACTACGAG GTTCTCGGAGTTTCCAAGGATGCTGGTGAcaaggaaatcaaacaaGCGTATAGAGAgctctcaaagaaataCCACCCAGATAAAAATCCTGGCGACGACTCGGCGCAAACCAAGTTCATGGAGATTGGCGAAGCATACGAGGTGCTAATGGACAAGGAAAAGCGTGCCGCGTACGACAATTTTGGCCACGAGGGTCTCCAGGGCGGCGGccatcagcagcagcatcaTGATCCGTTCGACATGTTTGCCAATTTCTTTGgcggccagcagcaacgCCGTGGCAGACCGCGAGGCGCAGATACCTCAACAGAGCTGACATTCACACTGAAGGAGTTTTACAACGGGCTCGACACGGATTTTTCATTGCAGATGCAAAACATATGCGACAAGTGTTCTGGGTCGGGATCCCAGGACGGAAAGACCCATACCTGTTCGCAATGTAACGGTCGTGGACGCGTGGTAGTTAAAAGACAGCTCGGACCTGGAATGTTCCAGCGGTTTGAAAGTCCGTGTCCGCAATGCCAGGGGTCCGGAAATCAAATCACCCATCACTGCAAAAAATGCCATGGCCACGGAGTTGTTCGGGGTGACCGCAAATATAACTTCCATTTGCAGCCGGGAACGCCCCGCAACCATGTTGAGGTGTACCAGGGAGAGTCCGACAAATCGCCCGAGTGGGATGCGGGCGATCTACGGGTCAAGATTGTGGAAAGCAATACCGGCAATTTGGGctatcgacgcgtcggaAATAATCTATACAGGACGGAAATTCTGACGTTGAAAGAGGCATTAGGGGGCGGATGGGAGCGCACAATTCCGTTTCTTGATAATTACGATAACACGGTGCTACTCAAGCGTGCGCCGGGCGAAATGGTGCGGAACGGCGAGGTGGAGAGGATCCGCGGTCGCGGAATGCCCGTGGCTGGCAGTGTGGACGAGTATGGCGACCTGTTCATCCAGTACACGGTTCTGTTCCCAGCAAAAGCAAACATAAAGGATGAGTTATAG
- a CDS encoding One of six subunits of the RNA polymerase III transcription initiation factor complex (TFIIIC), with amino-acid sequence MEDEDFLLDDTDALRDLIDDESEEDEAIVFSDDEVIPEDDDPDDEDFEVEQDNFGFSDEDLDEEDIDEDFEFRNALREARNFKPKPAKGKKTRGLAAMRRRMRREELSPEVKQLLSEANEAFVRNDLQTAQNLYLEVVKLDKNNFSAYKTLGEIYRLQGNYNKCSNFWLLAAHLHSWDFEFWRTLAELSAELEHTRQAVYCYSKAISASNGKDYDSIFARACLYRERGQFKRASDSLHKLRAIMPQEPKIYRELAKIYVEENRVNDAISMYTRIFEENVKFRRGEKTELKTIAFDWSELNILLELYGKKAAWNVAIKTLKQASRWIQHRESQTFWDDLPSVDVEFDDRRFDNQKFQALKAEEKDKEYSLPIDIRVQLGLFRLNSKNTDEALRHFEYVLRENIQETADLFLRIGSELETFGLYHEALRYFYPVSGVYENNPAELVLSIAKCLRETEDFENAKEAYTRLLEHDPDNVEIKVALAEVYFYLDDIQSMSKLYKEAREQRSKERASARNNLLKDSEDEQEEQDEEMSDEQSARDSEQLALIAEYPSSRRSKKKKVLPLDPELLHKKELKSTTRINEQYVRANRLLERLEDDAESLGHDRHAIASMWIDLVSELIEVFSTYRCFFSSDKAKKFNTGLRRRTEKLSIDQKLSRLPYLQDEMILSKEMDSGRIPIPQDEFKGISFEKWFDLFMKYSLMISEYEGNVEDALSIHEIARHINVFKKKELTITLLGLSVGFITNEVSVIMNHLRMLMNDYQFSVPALKTFLAACKPTELFYHPYVDAPNQKYILRQIKTHDSLKEKRDISGMAAITNTNVDTEKFHPLLNYIYSTFLYMNKSYTAALTYSLKIYRDYYNDPSLVFLMGLANLHRSMQRQTINKNFQIIQGLTFMLEYAQLRRAGSGYEMEINYNLGRTFNLLGLNTLALQFYEQVLLLDEPDDAYNLKYEAAYNSYLIYCYNGNFKLAEELMDKYLCV; translated from the coding sequence atggaggacgaggattTTTTACTCGACGACACAGATGCGTTGCGCGATTTGATAGATGACGAGAGCGAAGAAGATGAGGCCATAGTGTTTTCTGACGATGAAGTCATTCCTGAAGACGACGATCCCGATGACGAGGACTTCGAGGTAGAGCAAGATAATTTCGggttcagcgacgaggacctAGACGAGGAAGATATCGACGAGGACTTTGAGTTTCGCAATGCTCTTCGAGAAGCCAGAAACTTTAAGCCCAAGCCGGCAAAGGGCAAGAAGACTCGCGGGTTGGCTGCTATGAGACGGAGGATGCGCAGAGAGGAGCTTTCACCAGAGGTGAAACAGCTTCTTTCTGAAGCCAACGAAGCATTTGTGCGCAACGATCTCCAAACTGCACAGAATTTGTATTTGGAAGTGGtcaagctcgacaaaaataatttcagTGCTTACAAGACGTTGGGAGAGATATACAGACTTCAGGGAAATTACAACAAATGCTCCAACTTCTGGCTTTTGGCCGCTCATCTTCACTCATGGGACTTTGAGTTTTGGCGCACCCTGGCAGAATTATCTGCAGAGCTCGAACATACGCGACAGGCCGTCTACTGCTACTCAAAGGCCATATCTGCCAGCAATGGCAAGGACTATGACTCGATCTTTGCGAGAGCTTGTCTGTATCGTGAACGTGGTCAATTCAAGCGAGCGAGCGATAGTCTGCACAAGCTACGAGCCATCATGCCTCAAGAGCCCAAGATATATCGCGAATTGGCCAAAATATATGTTGAGGAAAATCGCGTCAACGATGCAATCAGCATGTACACCAGGATTTTCGAGGAGAATGTGAAATTCCGCCGCGGAGAAAAGACCGAACTGAAGACAATTGCGTTTGACTGGTCGGAGCTGAACATTCTGTTGGAGCTATACGGTAAGAAGGCGGCCTGGAACGTTGCGATCAAAACACTCAAGCAGGCCTCGAGATGGATCCAACACCGGGAGTCGCAAACGTTCTGGGACGACCTGCCATCTGTGGATGTCGAATTTGATGATCGCCGATTCGATAACCAGAAGTTCCAGGCTTtaaaagcagaagaaaaagataAAGAGTACTCTCTTCCCATTGATATTCGAGTTCAGCTGGGACTATTCAGATTAAACTCAAAAAACACCGACGAAGCGCTTAGACATTTTGAGTATGTTCTGAGAGAGAATATTCAGGAAACTGCCGATCTGTTCCTGCGCATTGGCTCAGAGCTGGAGACTTTTGGTTTATATCACGAAGCATTGCGATATTTCTATCCAGTGTCGGGGGTGTACGAGAATAATCCTGCTGAGTTGGTCCTGAGTATTGCCAAATGTCTTCGAGAGACAGAAGATTTCGAGAACGCAAAGGAAGCTTATACCCGTCTTTTGGAGCACGATCCAGATAATGTCGAAATCAAGGTGGCCTTGGCAGAGGTCTATTTTTATCTTGACGACATACAGAGTATGAGCAAGTTGTACAAGGAGGCCAGAGAGCAGCGCAGCAAAGAACGGGCCAGTGCCCGCAACAACCTGCTGAAAGATTCTGAGGACgaacaggaagaacaggaCGAAGAGATGAGCGACGAGCAGAGTGCAAGAGATTCTGAGCAGCTTGCATTAATTGCTGAATACCCGTCCTCACggagatcgaaaaagaagaaggttcTTCCGTTGGATCCTGAGCTTCTGCAtaagaaagagctgaaatCGACAACTCGTATCAACGAGCAATACGTGCGCGCGAACAGGCTGCTCGAACGACTGGAGGACGACGCCGAGTCTCTGGGGCACGACAGACACGCAATTGCGTCGATGTGGATAGATCTGGTCTCTGAGCTTATCGAGGTGTTCTCTACATACCgctgctttttttcctctgACAAGGCGAAGAAGTTCAACACCGGGCTGCGTCGTCGAACCGAAAAACTGAGCATTGATCAGAAACTGTCGCGACTTCCGTATCTGCAGGACGAGATGATTCTCTCGAAGGAGATGGACTCAGGAAGAATTCCTATTCCTCAGGATGAATTCAAGGGCATTTCGTTTGAAAAGTGGTTTGACTTGTTTATGAAGTACTCGCTGATGATTTCCGAGTACGAGGGAAATGTGGAGGATGCGCTTTCAATCCACGAAATTGCGCGCCACATCAAcgttttcaagaaaaaggagctCACGATTACGCTTCTTGGTCTTTCTGTTGGTTTTATCACCAACGAGGTCTCCGTCATAATGAACCATTTGCGTATGCTTATGAACGACTATCAGTTTTCTGTGCCGGCGTTGAAGACCTTCTTGGCCGCCTGCAAGCCCACAGAGTTGTTTTACCATCCATACGTGGATGCTCCAAATCAGAAATATATTCTTCGTCAGATCAAGACTCATGACTCGCTCAAAGAAAAACGTGACATTTCAGGAATGGCAGCTATCACCAATACCAATGTGGACACGGAGAAATTCCACCCGCTTCTGAATTACATCTACTCCACGTTCCTGTATATGAACAAATCGTATACGGCTGCATTGACGTATAGCCTGAAAATATACAGAGACTACTACAACGATCCGTCGctggtgtttctgatggGCCTTGCAAACCTCCACCGCTCGATGCAGCGACAAACGATCAACAAGAACTTTCAAATAATCCAGGGTCTGACTTTCATGCTGGAGTACGCACAATTGCGCAGGGCTGGAAGCGGCTACGAGATGGAGATTAATTACAACCTCGGCCGCACCTTCAACCTTCTTGGGCTAAACACATTGGCTCTTCAGTTCTACGAACAGGTGCTCTTGCTTGATGAGCCTGATGACGCGTACAATTTGAAATACGAGGCCGCCTATAATAGCTACCTGATTTATTGCTACAATGGAAATTTCAAACTGGCGGAAGAATTAATGGATAAATATCTGTGTGTATAA
- a CDS encoding Ubiquitin fusion degradation protein 1: protein MFSGFGFGFGEPTLPMLQGFDDYFRCYPIAMMPDVSRKDDANYGGKIFLPQSALHKLTMLHIRYPMLFTITSESSGKSTHSGVLEFTAEEGRCYLPQWMLDTIAAEPGSLVNIKTADLPQGSFVMLEPQSVDFLDISDPKAVLENALRKFTTLTVGDIIELDYNDQIYKIKILEVKPESSSHGICVIETDLETDFAPPVGYVEPDYKALKEEQEKKNKTKALSQPSLKGTGSMAQQINYGEIIREANKSTQKFQGDGVKLSGKKIAKEAEPSINTADIDLNGPVKPLHLPDGYLFFGFPVKVYKDGFEEKDETPNKPHFAGQGQSLRSAKKRKDKNKNFPAVKDKARSPETIVIDSD from the exons ATG TTTTCTGGATTTGgatttggctttggcgAGCCAACGCTGCCAATGTTGCAGGGTTTCGATGACTACTTTCGCTGCTATCCCATCGCAATGATGCCTGATGTAAGCAGAAAAGACGATGCCAACTACGGGGGCAAAATCTTTCTGCCCCAATCAGCGCTTCACAAGCTGACAATGCTCCATATTAGATATCCTATGCTCTTCACAATTACTTCAGAAAGCTCCGGGAAATCCACGCACAGTGGAGTGCTGGAATTCACAGCAGAAGAGGGCCGCTGTTATTTGCCACAATGGATGCTCGACACAATTGCTGCCGAGCCGGGATCACTCGTCAACATCAAAACCGCAGACCTTCCACAAGGAAGCTTTGTGATGCTTGAGCCCCAAAGCGTCGACTTTCTGGACATCAGTGACCCCAAAGCtgtcctggaaaatgcaTTAAGGAAATTTACCACATTGACAGTTGGAGATATAATCGAGCTAGACTACAATGACCAGATAtacaaaatcaaaatattAGAGGTCAAGCCAGAAAGCTCATCGCACGGAATTTGTGTTATTGAAACCGATTTGGAGACGGATTTCGCCCCGCCCGTTGGGTACGTGGAGCCCGATTACAAGGCGCTGAAagaggagcaggagaagaagaataaaACCAAAGCTTTGTCGCAGCCATCTCTGAAAGGCACAGGTTCCATGGCACAGCAAATCAATTACGGTGAGATTATTCGAGAAGCTAATAAAAGCACACAGAAGTTCCAAGGCGACGGTGTCAAATTGTCTGGTAAGAAAATAGCAAAGGAAGCAGAACCTTCTATAAATACAGCGGATATCGACCTAAATGGTCCTGTCAAACCATTACACTTGCCAGACGGGTACCTTTTTTTCGGGTTCCCGGTGAAGGTGTATAAGGACGGCTTTgaggaaaaagacgaaACACCAAACAAACCTCATTTTGCAGGTCAGGGACAGTCGTTGCGGAGTGCGAAAAAGCGGAAGGATAAAAATAAGAATTTCCCTGCAGTGAAAGACAAAGCACGGTCTCCGGAAACCATTGTGATAGACAGCGATTAG
- a CDS encoding Protein required for oxidation of specific cysteine residues of the transcription factor Yap1p: protein MSETNDAEPREPADLAKTLLVLEEGAKDCLQSKDYISFLTILDVYIGEPNLYNEEEREQILEKLLDIFTRHHEILYEIGWDLPALLLKFCHVDYMPRPLVEIKSLVYIMKIFDTLAHYGNPKELLLAGCEIIRDLRLDLDAVEAEQSQTSDTPLILRQQEGIRAIKFHLMLELVNTSLRRNQTIYPSKFLGMVVSALVNFMKNPDQPMTDLAVARRVYTFTRDYVPPDIPNTNTDSIQDLTKLVDQENYLQRKLLLLLLSVAAETASATLALELLSAVYPNVRPMKDGDHVLSLEFLGRFVSLSMSMDVELDKSFGEEIHKAEKVFENAAISENEDIFKLVIENYNSTEFRQKDPETIPVSAVASIVLYTFSRFVEGTQYKTPLPSFLQLVKLQLCILIPYLMSTTNVHGGAIVSLVILSMSVLEKEGFEYTKEDKTLILGYLQSLSSLCLEFSDFNIRKLFYSLTMKVLINLKEQDAYEFVIDTLENCSAESVRTSMIGILKDLILRTKPAPVEKQMENLQLSAPSLPPRELKYITFTEERGNKILQLLDTAIEETFAEETVDRVICDTLLAYINLILSVKKFNKDDVQKRISTIKSRLSKLDSSYQQLVYLVEFSIDKAAEFYKI from the coding sequence ATGTCGGAGACTAATGATGCTGAGCCGCGCGAGCCTGCCGATTTGGCGAAAACGCTGCTGGTGCTAGAAGAAGGGGCCAAGGACTGTCTGCAGTCTAAAGATTACATCTCGTTTTTGACAATTTTAGACGTTTACATAGGGGAACCCAATCTATACAACGAAGAGGAACGCGAGCAGATACTAGAGAAGCTGCTAGACATTTTTACCCGCCACCACGAAATTCTGTATGAAATTGGCTGGGACCTACCTGCCcttcttctcaaattcTGCCACGTGGATTACATGCCGCGTCCATTGGTCGAAATCAAGTCGCTCGTGTACATTATGAAGATTTTCGACACATTGGCACATTATGGCAATCCGAAAGAGCTGCTATTAGCTGGGTGCGAAATCATACGCGACCTCAGACTTGACCTCGATGCGGTCGAGGCCGAACAAAGCCAGACTTCCGATACGCCTCTCATTCTGAGACAGCAGGAAGGAATCCGTGCGATCAAGTTCCACTTGATGCTGGAGTTGGTGAATACCAGTTTACGCCGCAACCAGACCATATATCCATCGAAGTTCCTGGGAATGGTTGTTTCTGCCTTGGTGAATTTTATGAAGAATCCAGACCAGCCTATGACCGATCTCGCCGTCGCTCGCCGCGTCTACACGTTCACTAGAGATTACGTCCCGCCGGACATCCCAAACACGAATACGGACTCGATACAGGACCTGACAAAGCTGGTTGATCAGGAAAATTACCTCCAGCggaaactgctgctgctgcttctgTCCGTTGCGGCCGAAACTGCCTCTGCTACCTTGGCTCTGGAACTACTTTCGGCCGTGTATCCGAATGTGAGACCAATGAAAGATGGCGACCATGTGCTCTCGCTCGAATTTTTGGGACGCTTTGTGAGTCTGTCAATGTCTATGGACgtggagctggacaagtCGTTTGGCGAGGAAATCCACAAGGCAGAAAAAGTGTTTGAAAATGCTGCAATTAGCGAGAACGAGGATATTTTCAAACTTGTTATTGAGAACTACAACTCTACTGAGTTCAGACAGAAAGACCCGGAAACAATTCCAGTTTCTGCCGTCGCTTCTATTGTGCTCTACACGTTTAGTCGGTTTGTGGAGGGAACGCAATACAAAACTCCGTTGCCATCGTTTTTGCAACTGGTCAAGCTACAATTGTGCATCCTGATCCCGTATCTGATGAGCACCACCAATGTGCATGGAGGAGCCATCGTTAGTCTGGTGATCTTAAGCATGTCAGTACTTGAGAAAGAAGGGTTTGAGTACACCAAGGAAGACAAAACTCTTATTCTGGGATATCTTCAAAGTCTGTCTTCTCTGTGTCTCGAATTCTCTGACTTCAACATCCGCAAACTGTTCTACTCGCTAACGATGAAAGTGCTGATCAACTTGAAAGAGCAAGACGCTTACGAGTTTGTGATCGACACACTGGAGAACTGCTCTGCGGAGTCTGTGAGAACGTCCATGATTGGAATTCTCAAAGACCTGATTCTCCGCACCAAACCTGCTCCGGTGGAAAAGCAAATGGAGAATCTGCAGCTCTCTGCTCCTTCGTTGCCACCTCGCGAGTTGAAATACATCACATTCACGGAGGAGCGCGGGAACAAGAttctgcagctgctggacacGGCAATAGAGGAAACGTTTGCTGAAGAAACCGTCGACCGAGTCATATGCGATACGTTACTGGCATACATCAACCTGATCCTTTCGGTCAAAAAGTTCAACAAAGACGACGTTCAAAAGCGTATCAGCACCATCAAGAGCCGCCTGTCAAAGCTGGACTCGTCGTACCAACAGCTCGTCTACTTGGTCGAATTCAGCATCGACAAGGCTGCCGAATTTTATAAAATATAG
- a CDS encoding Glycolipid 2-alpha-mannosyltransferase 1, whose product MARANARLIRFGIFALVLVFCGYILTKGSSSSYTISPGVAPATGSTANDALSSVAQPAQPTAEKAVDAAVSKPKETSDVAAPAFGGKERATFVSLARNQDLWELVGSIREIEDRFNSKFHYDWVFLNDGEFSEEFKKVTSSFCSGKTKYGQISKEQWSFPPWIDTDKAAQVREEMREKKIIYGDSISYRHMCRYESGFFFRHPLLEEYDYYWRVEPGIKIYCDVDYDVFKFMRENKKSYGWTISLPEYKETIPTLWKTTKEFIKENPQYLAEDNLMEWISEDGGSSYNGCHFWSNFEVGALDFWRSEAYLKYFEYLDKAGGFFYERWGDAPVHSIAVALFMPKDQVHFFNDIGYYHVPFHNCPIDETIRKEKKCMCAPNDDFTFRPYSCTSKFYNLMGLKKPDGWEKYAS is encoded by the coding sequence ATGGCACGCGCAAACGCTAGACTGATTAGGTTTGGGATCTTCGCCttggtgctggtgttcTGCGGATACATCCTGACCAAGGGATCATCCTCGTCCTACACCATTTCTCCCGGCGTTGCTCCAGCGACCGGTTCGACCGCTAACGACGCCTTGTCGAGTGTGGCCCAGCCGGCCCAGCCAACGGCCGAAAAGGCTGTCGACGCTGCCGTTTCCAAGCCCAAGGAGACCTCTGACGTTGCTGCTCCTGCTTTTGGTGGCAAAGAAAGAGCAACTTTTGTTTCTCTGGCCAGAAATCAGGATCTCTGGGAGCTGGTGGGCTCGAtcagagaaattgaagacAGATTCAACTCGAAATTCCACTACGACTGGGTTTTCCTGAATGACGGCGAGTTCAgcgaggagttcaagaaagTCACCTCCTCCTTCTGCTCCGGAAAGACCAAGTACGGACAGATCTCCAAGGAACAATGGAGCTTCCCTCCTTGGATCGACACCGACAAGGCCGCCCAAGTGCGTGAGGAAATGCGtgagaagaaaatcatctATGGTGACTCCATCTCGTACAGACACATGTGTCGGTACGAGTCCGGATTTTTCTTCAGACACCCTCTGCTTGAGGAGTACGACTACTACTGGAGAGTTGAGCCAGGTATCAAGATCTACTGCGACGTCGACTACGACGTGTTCAAGTTCATgagagaaaacaagaaatcATACGGCTGGACCATCTCGCTACCAGAATACAAGGAGACCATTCCTACGCTGTGGAAGACCACCAAGgagttcatcaaggagaaccCACAGTACCTTGCCGAGGATAACTTGATGGAATGGATCTCCGAGGACGGCGGAAGCAGCTACAACGGCTGCCACTTCTGGTCCAACTTTGAGGTCGGTGCTCTTgatttctggagaagcGAGGCATACCTCAAATATTTCGAGTATCTCGACAAGGCTGGCGGATTCTTCTACGAGAGATGGGGAGACGCACCGGTGCACTCGATTGCCGTTGCTCTGTTTATGCCAAAGGACCAGGTGCACTTCTTCAACGATATCGGCTACTACCACGTTCCGTTCCACAATTGTCCTATCGATGAGACGATCCggaaagagaagaaatGCATGTGTGCTCCTAATGACGACTTTACATTCAGGCCGTACAGCTGCACATCCAAGTTCTACAATCTCATGGGACTCAAGAAGCCCGACGGCTGGGAGAAGTATGCTTCGTAG
- a CDS encoding alpha 1,2-mannosyltransferase, which yields MLRSSRLRFLTLGSVLAVLLITLGTVDQTQRFQTSIQELTKHMEAYNGTFVSLDQTGASPVPETTKEPKEPVQEPVQEPAKEQQDHKADEESPLVTNLEVTGEQHSDPSTESSEMPASEPVQEIPRNPLEGTKLDNPQKRNPDKAPLPPGYRGSMTSEYKPYEQIRVVKEKFGNPAKQNATMLTLVRNEELYEMLQSIQQLESRFNRNYQYDWVFLNDKPFTDEFIKQTSAMVSGTARYGIIPYEHWSYPEHIDVQKAKEIRESRQYANVAYGSSESYRHMCRFNSLFFYKHPIMDDYQYYWRVEPSIEYGCDILTDPFKYMVENKVNYGFTLTLTEFPKTIPTLWKTSLDYFLRPEVAEQIPSDEENLLSFVSGDNGRTYNLCHFWSNFEIANLDFYRNPVYEGYVQHLDRAGGFFYERWGDAPVHTIAVAKMMRASEIHLFTDISYKHTVAGSCPLDDAFRRQARCTCDPGLDWSITSGSSCNLHYMDVAHQPHMADFEKYKNLVAERQEQEQQRKKEEMERRKEAAKQRAEERRQRAEERRQRKQKEKEERLRAAKTPAAS from the coding sequence ATGCTGCGTTCTTCACGATTACGGTTTCTCACGCTGGGCTCTGTGCTGGCGGTCCTGCTGATCACGCTCGGCACAGTGGACCAGACGCAGCGGTTCCAGACGTCCATTCAGGAGCTCACCAAACACATGGAGGCTTACAACGGCACGTTTGTGTCGCTGGATCAGACGGGGGCGTCGCCGGTGCCGGAAACAACCAAGGAGCCCAAGGAGCCTGTCCAGGAACCTGTCCAGGAGCCTGccaaggagcagcaggaCCACAAAGCCGACGAGGAGTCCCCGCTGGTCACCAACCTCGAAGTCACTGGCGAACAGCACAGCGATCCATCGACGGAGTCTAGTGAGATGCCAGCGTCTGAGCCCGTCCAGGAGATCCCAAGAAACCCCCTGGAAGGCACCAAGCTCGACAACCCCCAGAAACGCAACCCCGACAAGGCACCGCTTCCGCCCGGATACCGAGGATCCATGACCAGCGAGTACAAGCCGTACGAGCAAATCCGCgtggtgaaggagaaattCGGCAACCCTGCCAAGCAGAACGCCACGATGCTGACGCTCGTGCGCAACGAAGAGCTCTACGAGATGCTGCAGTCGATTCAGCAGTTGGAGAGCCGGTTCAACAGAAACTATCAGTACGACTGGGTTTTTCTCAACGACAAGCCGTTCACGGACGAGTTCATCAAGCAGACCTCGGCAATGGTGTCGGGGACTGCGCGGTACGGGATCATTCCGTACGAGCACTGGTCGTATCCAGAGCACATTGATGTTCAGAAGGCCAAAGAGATCAGAGAGTCAAGACAGTATGCGAACGTGGCGTACGGTTCAAGCGAGAGCTACCGCCACATGTGCCGTTTCAACTCGCTGTTCTTCTACAAACACCCGATCATGGACGATTACCAGTATTATTGGCGAGTGGAGCCGTCGATCGAGTACGGATGCGATATCCTGACCGATCCGTTCAAATAcatggtggaaaacaaagtCAACTATGGGTTCACGCTGACGCTCACAGAATTTCCCAAGACGATTCCGACGCTGTGGAAGACGAGTCTGGACTACTTCCTGCGGCCCGAGGTGGCGGAGCAAATCCCGtccgacgaggaaaacCTGCTCTCCTTCGTCTCTGGAGACAACGGCCGCACATACAACCTGTGCCACTTCTGGTCGAACTTCGAGATCGCCAACCTTGACTTCTACCGCAACCCCGTGTACGAGGGCTATGTGCAGCATCTGGACCGTGCGGGTGGCTTCTTTTACGAGCGGTGGGGAGACGCTCCCGTGCACACGATAGCGGTGGCCAAGATGATGCGTGCGAGCGAGATCCATCTGTTCACAGACATTTCGTACAAACACACGGTGGCGGGCTCGTGTCCGCTGGACGACGCATTCAGACGCCAGGCGCGGTGCACGTGCGACCCGGGACTGGACTGGTCGATCACGTCAGGTTCGAGCTGCAACCTGCACTATATGGATGTTGCGCACCAGCCACACATGGCcgactttgaaaaatacaaaaacCTTGTGGCTGAGCGACaagagcaggagcagcagcgcaagaaggaggaaatgGAGCGCAGAAAAGAGGCAGCCAAGCAGCGGGCTGAGGAGAGACGCCAGCGGGCTGAGGAGAGAAGACAGCGCaagcagaaggagaaggaggagcgGCTGCGCGCTGCCAAAACACCAGCGGCTAGCTAA